One stretch of Corallococcus exiguus DNA includes these proteins:
- a CDS encoding RNA polymerase sigma factor: MGTGGSLAPETSDEQLMLAFQAGNARAFDALVRKHRAPVFNFILRFVGHRARAEDVLQETWLKVVRSAREYEPKARFTTWLYTIARNLCVDSTRKESYRQTTSLEAPSAGADGDEGRPLGEGLPDAGASPERGAHNARLRPLLERALSALPEEQREVFVLREYSGIPFKEIAEVTGVSENTVKSRMRYALEGLRRRLGELGVDGDLSEDGRTVAG, translated from the coding sequence ATGGGCACTGGGGGAAGTTTGGCACCCGAAACCTCAGACGAGCAGCTGATGCTCGCCTTCCAGGCGGGAAACGCGCGTGCGTTCGATGCGTTGGTGCGCAAGCACCGCGCGCCGGTGTTCAACTTCATCCTGCGCTTCGTGGGGCACCGGGCGCGAGCGGAGGACGTGCTGCAGGAGACCTGGCTCAAGGTGGTCCGTAGCGCCCGGGAATACGAGCCCAAGGCCCGGTTCACGACCTGGCTGTACACCATCGCGAGGAACCTCTGCGTGGACAGCACGCGCAAAGAGAGCTACCGCCAGACGACGTCCCTGGAAGCCCCCTCGGCCGGTGCCGACGGCGACGAGGGACGTCCGTTGGGCGAGGGGCTGCCGGACGCCGGGGCCAGCCCGGAGCGCGGCGCGCACAACGCCCGCCTCCGGCCCCTGCTGGAGCGGGCCCTGTCCGCCCTGCCGGAGGAGCAGCGCGAGGTGTTCGTGCTGCGCGAGTACAGCGGCATCCCGTTCAAGGAGATCGCCGAGGTGACAGGCGTGTCCGAGAACACGGTGAAGAGCCGCATGCGCTACGCGTTGGAGGGCCTGCGCCGCCGCCTGGGTGAGCTGGGCGTGGACGGCGACCTGTCGGAGGATGGAAGGACGGTGGCGGGATGA
- a CDS encoding zf-HC2 domain-containing protein codes for MSAQNAHAHEDRLLDFAYGELPASEAHVLEQHVQGCARCTKALADIRGVRTTMAQLSSEPAPDAGLESLLAYAQQSARRAAAGPEPKPSRWRRFLLPAVGLATVGTFGLLTLTVSENLDLAPNLSQRAPSPTMAAAKQESPPREKRAPSALAPAPSSATLEVDVPEGASDELAAAPAPDVMKNQVEAKVQRKGTAAARPSDWMNSGSGGALLERRAEPEAPKKKMSKAVRDADDEFAALSQATAGVAEQEAPPKEEQANDGSLAKDEPAARRSSGKLSDKAMGAKGDSLRLGEAAYGRGLRTDDDQGVAAGAAPPPPAVASAPVVQAVPMAPAAVGSIGGATPPSTPKRESAQAQAAKPASAEKSAAKEAMTARDLSAQAQAAANQGDRAREAQLLRAALAAGASGSERLALLSRLCESESVQGRTQEAAAVCGQIVTEAPGSSAAQLAQRRLRQASPATAPESDPARAAPSQPAQ; via the coding sequence ATGAGTGCCCAGAATGCCCACGCGCACGAGGACCGGCTCCTCGACTTCGCCTACGGCGAGCTGCCTGCGTCGGAGGCCCATGTGCTGGAGCAGCACGTCCAGGGCTGTGCGCGCTGCACGAAGGCGCTGGCGGACATCCGCGGCGTGCGCACCACCATGGCGCAGCTGTCGTCGGAGCCCGCGCCGGACGCCGGCCTGGAGTCGCTGCTCGCGTACGCGCAGCAGTCCGCGCGCCGAGCCGCCGCGGGCCCCGAGCCGAAGCCCTCGCGCTGGCGCCGCTTCCTGCTGCCCGCGGTGGGCCTGGCCACGGTGGGCACCTTCGGCCTCCTGACGTTGACGGTGAGCGAGAACCTGGACCTGGCGCCGAACCTGTCGCAGCGGGCTCCCAGCCCGACGATGGCCGCGGCGAAGCAGGAGTCGCCGCCGCGGGAGAAGCGCGCCCCGAGCGCCCTGGCCCCCGCTCCTTCGAGCGCGACCCTCGAAGTGGACGTGCCCGAGGGTGCCTCGGACGAACTGGCGGCCGCGCCCGCGCCGGACGTGATGAAGAACCAGGTGGAGGCCAAGGTGCAGCGCAAGGGCACCGCCGCGGCCCGTCCGTCCGACTGGATGAACTCGGGCAGTGGTGGCGCGCTGCTGGAGCGCCGCGCGGAACCCGAGGCTCCCAAGAAGAAGATGTCCAAGGCCGTCCGGGACGCGGACGACGAGTTCGCCGCGCTCTCGCAGGCGACGGCCGGGGTGGCCGAGCAGGAGGCGCCTCCGAAGGAAGAGCAGGCCAACGACGGCTCCCTCGCGAAGGATGAGCCCGCGGCGCGGCGCTCCTCGGGAAAGCTCAGCGACAAGGCCATGGGCGCGAAGGGCGACTCCCTGCGGCTGGGTGAAGCGGCCTATGGCCGTGGGCTCAGGACGGATGACGACCAGGGAGTGGCCGCGGGCGCGGCTCCGCCGCCTCCTGCCGTGGCCTCCGCGCCCGTGGTCCAGGCCGTGCCCATGGCCCCCGCCGCCGTGGGCTCCATCGGCGGTGCGACGCCTCCGTCCACGCCCAAGCGGGAGTCCGCCCAGGCCCAGGCCGCGAAGCCTGCCTCCGCGGAGAAGTCCGCCGCCAAGGAAGCGATGACGGCGCGCGACCTGTCCGCCCAGGCCCAGGCCGCGGCGAACCAGGGTGACCGCGCCCGGGAGGCCCAGCTGCTGCGCGCCGCGCTCGCGGCTGGAGCCAGCGGCAGCGAGCGGCTGGCCCTGCTCTCACGGCTCTGCGAGTCGGAGTCCGTCCAGGGCCGGACCCAGGAGGCCGCCGCCGTCTGCGGGCAGATCGTCACCGAGGCCCCCGGCTCCAGCGCGGCGCAGTTGGCCCAGCGCCGCCTGCGTCAGGCCTCGCCCGCCACGGCTCCGGAGTCTGATCCGGCCAGGGCCGCCCCTTCCCAGCCCGCGCAGTAG
- the cpaB gene encoding Flp pilus assembly protein CpaB, whose product MLKGKTPLVVALVLGLLAGIVAYSAIKKKESDVRRGWNLVPVVVAGQDMPEGSVITYEMISQRSVPEQFVTSSVVKPDSANYIVNQKVLVALQAGDPILWSQFETTKAAERLSTKVQKKARAITIEAKQTTSVGGWIRPNDHVDIIGTFRDPQTDESVAVTLLQNIIVVATGKITGTTNINLIPENQREYSNVSLMVLPEEAEILVLAAELGQLTLSLRNEDDVDLIEERGRATISTLLSGERTRVLEQKRREIIQIIKGSGGGEKASAGSP is encoded by the coding sequence ATGTTGAAGGGTAAGACCCCACTCGTCGTCGCACTGGTGCTCGGTTTGCTCGCGGGCATCGTGGCCTACTCGGCCATCAAGAAGAAGGAATCCGATGTGCGCCGCGGGTGGAACCTGGTTCCCGTGGTGGTGGCGGGCCAGGACATGCCCGAGGGCTCGGTCATCACGTACGAGATGATCTCCCAGCGCTCGGTGCCGGAGCAGTTCGTCACCTCGTCGGTGGTGAAGCCGGACTCCGCCAACTACATCGTGAACCAGAAGGTGCTGGTGGCGCTGCAGGCCGGCGACCCCATCCTCTGGAGCCAGTTCGAGACGACGAAGGCCGCCGAGCGCCTGTCCACGAAGGTGCAGAAGAAGGCGCGCGCCATCACCATCGAGGCGAAGCAGACCACGTCCGTGGGCGGGTGGATTCGCCCGAACGACCACGTGGACATCATCGGCACGTTCCGCGATCCGCAGACGGACGAGAGCGTCGCGGTGACGCTGCTGCAGAACATCATCGTGGTCGCCACGGGTAAGATCACCGGCACCACGAACATCAACCTCATCCCGGAGAACCAGCGCGAGTACTCCAACGTCTCGCTGATGGTGCTGCCAGAAGAGGCGGAGATCCTGGTGCTGGCGGCGGAACTGGGCCAGCTGACGTTGTCCCTGCGCAACGAGGACGACGTGGACCTCATCGAGGAGCGTGGCCGCGCGACCATCAGCACGCTGCTCTCCGGTGAACGCACCCGTGTGCTGGAGCAGAAGCGCCGGGAGATCATCCAGATCATCAAGGGCAGTGGCGGCGGCGAGAAGGCCTCGGCCGGCTCTCCGTAG
- a CDS encoding type II secretion system F family protein, which yields MLAGIVLLLVTGSVFFFSLVIFSVLSKAYEQYQERYVAKSMNDLSDMFLFIDARQMLILNIACMCLLGILSYIVFNPILAVLATIFGFFLPMLLVKHYRKRRIKKFNVQLVDALQAMANAFKAGLTFPQAIEHVAREAMPPLSQEFGLFVKEVKLGVPLEEALVNMGKRVGSDDLELVVVSTNIARQLGGNMAEMFETISTVIRERFRLEGKIDALTSQGKLQGWIVAAMPAVLGMVLNYMRPDLMEPMMNHIFGYILVTIIAIMEIMGILIIRRIVNIDI from the coding sequence ATGCTCGCAGGTATCGTCCTCCTTCTCGTCACCGGCTCGGTGTTCTTCTTCAGCCTGGTGATCTTCAGCGTCCTGTCGAAGGCGTATGAGCAGTACCAGGAGCGGTACGTCGCCAAGTCGATGAACGACTTGAGCGACATGTTCCTCTTCATCGACGCGCGGCAGATGTTGATCCTCAACATCGCCTGCATGTGCCTCCTGGGCATCCTCAGCTACATCGTCTTCAACCCCATCCTCGCGGTGCTCGCGACCATCTTCGGCTTCTTCCTGCCGATGCTGCTCGTGAAGCACTACCGCAAGCGCCGCATCAAGAAGTTCAACGTGCAGCTGGTGGATGCGCTGCAGGCCATGGCCAACGCGTTCAAGGCGGGCCTCACGTTCCCCCAGGCCATCGAGCACGTGGCGCGCGAAGCGATGCCGCCCCTGTCCCAGGAGTTCGGCCTCTTCGTGAAGGAAGTGAAGCTGGGCGTGCCGCTGGAAGAAGCGCTCGTCAACATGGGCAAGCGCGTGGGCAGCGACGACCTGGAGCTGGTGGTGGTGTCCACCAACATCGCGCGCCAGCTGGGCGGCAACATGGCGGAGATGTTCGAGACCATCTCCACGGTGATCCGCGAGCGCTTCCGTCTGGAAGGCAAGATCGACGCGCTGACCTCCCAGGGCAAGCTTCAAGGGTGGATCGTCGCGGCCATGCCGGCGGTGCTGGGCATGGTTCTCAACTACATGCGTCCGGACCTGATGGAGCCGATGATGAACCACATCTTCGGCTACATCCTGGTGACCATCATCGCCATCATGGAGATCATGGGCATCCTCATCATCCGGCGCATCGTCAACATCGACATCTGA
- a CDS encoding type II secretion system F family protein has product MQEVLTFLLMGGSALLTAGAVAFLGIGLYSNLLERFLTEVRDESAGGMKGAGSVAVRKLGSMNRRFMWPGYESKTRRKLIKAGEPSQYKPEDIMALQEISAFFALLAGLFVVNGMGMNLAWSLLVMLLGLFYPLIWLNDQVKRRHLAISRALPYNLDLLTLSVEAGMDFTGALAKVVEKGRQGPLREELQLVLKQLKMGKTREEGLKSMIVRVDLPSLTTFVTALIQADKMGTSLGKVLRIQSTQMRIDRTQRAEKLAGEAPVKMLFPLIACIFPTVFMVLFGPIVFQFMFGNVGG; this is encoded by the coding sequence GTGCAGGAAGTCCTGACATTTCTGCTGATGGGCGGCTCGGCACTGCTGACCGCGGGCGCGGTGGCGTTCCTGGGCATCGGCCTGTACTCCAACCTCCTGGAGCGCTTCCTCACGGAAGTCCGCGACGAGTCCGCGGGCGGCATGAAGGGCGCGGGCTCCGTCGCCGTCCGCAAGCTGGGCTCGATGAACCGGCGCTTCATGTGGCCGGGCTACGAGTCCAAGACGCGCCGCAAGCTGATCAAGGCGGGCGAGCCGTCGCAGTACAAGCCCGAGGACATCATGGCGCTGCAGGAGATCAGCGCCTTCTTCGCGCTCCTGGCCGGCCTGTTCGTCGTCAACGGCATGGGCATGAACCTGGCCTGGTCGCTGCTGGTGATGCTGCTGGGCCTGTTCTATCCGCTCATCTGGTTGAACGATCAGGTGAAGCGCCGTCACCTGGCCATCAGCCGCGCGCTTCCGTACAACCTGGACCTGCTGACGCTGTCGGTGGAAGCGGGCATGGACTTCACGGGCGCGCTGGCGAAGGTGGTGGAGAAGGGCCGCCAGGGTCCGCTGCGCGAAGAGCTGCAGCTGGTGCTCAAGCAGCTCAAGATGGGCAAGACGCGTGAAGAGGGGCTCAAGAGCATGATCGTGCGCGTGGACCTGCCGTCGCTGACGACGTTCGTCACGGCGCTGATCCAGGCGGACAAGATGGGTACGAGCCTGGGCAAGGTGCTGCGCATCCAGTCCACGCAGATGCGCATCGACCGCACGCAGCGCGCCGAGAAGCTGGCGGGCGAGGCGCCGGTGAAGATGCTCTTCCCGCTCATCGCCTGCATCTTCCCGACGGTGTTCATGGTGCTCTTCGGGCCCATCGTGTTCCAGTTCATGTTCGGCAACGTCGGGGGCTAG
- a CDS encoding FHA domain-containing protein gives MKIGRTSENDLVLHDHGVSRRHARITAKDGRYFAADVGSANGTQLNGQPLAGEKQLRDGDRITVGPVEFTFVWMPPEDDDDVTRPIRRMLAPPHANVSPQGMGQASLAEIEAAPTSYQQSMPAMARPASPPRPGMAVPVVKGGATPAMPVPAATPKRPSAPDLPAVSAPAPVRPPPGPVLSASVPGAATPPKPPAGPPVLGASSPASAAPVRAASGAPVLGASAPASAAPARPAPGVPVLGASSPGVATPPRPPSGPPVLGASASAASGKVPAAPPVLGPSAPGATAPARTPSGPPVLGPAASGAGAPAKTPAGPPALSAPAANKAPGPSASVRASGPGLSAVGASGPGRSSALEAAPAPSPPTASELPAAGTPVSTATSAPGRVAASAPVEPAAPAKRNGVANLPGVGAPALNRPSLGLGAARASAAPVSRDAAASAPGLPLMSPPGLMAPPPPARPSVVPPPVDLAPVVPDEPEERTLMAIPTADAPSVALPPVLPLPELDEPEERTLMAISTVDSLVPAAVPSPVLSLPELDEPEERTLMAIPATLEAPPVEAAAPPQEASPALPPPMMEEPEERTVLDLRPITPVSPLVAPPVRVASAPVPAPDSSEPSTFVGQDDDLFATPEETRASGTFTGQLAPGPVAPPPAWSPPVPPPSPEPVTFVGRDRAAPAPTLDPGPLPGEFPLAPVPSSDVEGDATQPVPADLEDSFVQPVSNGPVTVVAKVEPSSAADKARQRRQLGKSLQGRFILFWKRQSLPKRIAFASLAGVAVLCVVTLLVALAVPTAIRLPGSEPFKLGMEPVTDSFGLGDGVRWVHADDKLFDFRFVSPTRAVAVLHYQASSIARDEVNLSLNGVSLGWVPPDTAQTAERELEQILPPSLLRRNANNQLLFDNALNPPGRDPWRIWNLRLEIIPVPEAPPDQLVASAREAATAGARFYELKDVGAENLFKAWREYRAAWITLEALDDKPELYEDVRERIAQISMELDHRCSQLMMQFQRAVQFRSRRDAVATLEDVRRRFPTAEHRCHNLALEKAYEHEL, from the coding sequence GTGAAGATCGGCCGGACCTCGGAGAACGACCTGGTGCTGCATGACCACGGTGTCTCCCGGCGTCATGCCCGCATCACGGCGAAGGATGGGCGCTACTTCGCCGCGGACGTTGGCAGCGCGAACGGCACGCAGCTGAACGGCCAGCCCCTGGCCGGTGAGAAGCAGCTGCGCGACGGCGACCGCATCACCGTGGGCCCGGTGGAGTTCACCTTCGTGTGGATGCCGCCGGAGGATGACGACGACGTCACCCGGCCCATCCGGCGGATGCTCGCGCCGCCCCACGCGAACGTGTCGCCGCAGGGCATGGGGCAGGCCTCGCTCGCGGAAATCGAAGCGGCGCCCACGAGCTACCAGCAGTCGATGCCGGCCATGGCCCGGCCTGCATCCCCGCCGCGCCCGGGAATGGCGGTGCCCGTGGTGAAGGGTGGGGCCACCCCTGCGATGCCGGTGCCGGCCGCCACACCGAAGCGGCCCTCCGCTCCGGATCTGCCGGCGGTCAGTGCCCCCGCGCCGGTCCGGCCTCCACCGGGGCCTGTGCTCAGCGCTTCCGTGCCGGGTGCGGCGACTCCTCCCAAGCCTCCCGCCGGGCCTCCTGTGCTGGGAGCTTCCTCGCCGGCATCCGCTGCGCCTGTCCGGGCTGCATCGGGAGCTCCCGTCCTGGGGGCTTCCGCGCCGGCATCCGCTGCGCCGGCCCGGCCTGCACCGGGAGTTCCCGTGCTGGGGGCTTCCTCGCCGGGTGTGGCGACTCCGCCCAGGCCTCCTTCGGGCCCGCCTGTGCTGGGTGCCTCCGCGTCGGCTGCTTCGGGCAAGGTTCCCGCCGCGCCTCCTGTGTTGGGTCCTTCGGCGCCGGGAGCGACCGCGCCCGCCAGGACTCCGTCAGGGCCCCCGGTGTTGGGGCCTGCCGCTTCGGGCGCGGGTGCGCCGGCCAAAACTCCCGCTGGCCCCCCGGCGCTGAGCGCTCCGGCCGCGAACAAGGCTCCGGGACCTTCCGCCTCCGTCCGAGCCTCCGGGCCGGGACTGTCAGCGGTCGGTGCCTCGGGACCGGGCCGGTCATCCGCGCTGGAGGCTGCCCCGGCCCCCTCGCCCCCCACCGCGAGCGAACTTCCCGCGGCTGGAACTCCTGTCTCGACGGCGACCTCCGCGCCGGGGAGGGTCGCCGCTTCAGCTCCTGTCGAGCCCGCGGCTCCCGCCAAGCGGAACGGCGTCGCGAACCTTCCTGGTGTCGGTGCGCCCGCGCTGAACCGTCCCTCGCTGGGGCTTGGCGCCGCGCGCGCGTCCGCTGCTCCGGTGTCCCGGGACGCCGCGGCTTCCGCGCCCGGCCTGCCGTTGATGTCGCCGCCGGGGCTCATGGCTCCGCCGCCTCCGGCTCGGCCTTCCGTCGTACCGCCTCCCGTGGACCTGGCCCCCGTGGTGCCGGATGAACCCGAGGAGCGCACGCTGATGGCGATTCCCACGGCGGACGCACCCTCCGTGGCGCTGCCTCCCGTGCTGCCGCTCCCGGAGCTGGACGAGCCCGAGGAGCGCACGCTGATGGCGATCTCCACGGTGGACTCGCTCGTGCCCGCTGCGGTGCCGTCCCCCGTGCTGTCGCTCCCGGAGCTGGACGAGCCCGAGGAGCGAACGTTGATGGCGATTCCGGCGACCCTGGAAGCGCCGCCCGTAGAAGCCGCGGCGCCGCCACAGGAGGCCTCGCCCGCGCTGCCTCCGCCGATGATGGAGGAGCCCGAGGAGCGGACCGTTCTCGACCTCCGGCCCATCACTCCGGTCAGTCCGCTCGTGGCCCCTCCGGTGCGCGTCGCGAGCGCTCCCGTCCCCGCGCCCGACTCCAGCGAGCCCTCGACCTTCGTCGGCCAGGACGATGACCTCTTCGCGACCCCCGAGGAGACCCGGGCTTCGGGGACCTTCACGGGCCAGCTCGCGCCTGGCCCCGTGGCGCCTCCTCCGGCCTGGAGCCCTCCCGTCCCGCCGCCTTCGCCGGAGCCGGTGACGTTCGTCGGCCGGGACCGGGCCGCGCCTGCCCCGACCCTGGACCCCGGCCCGCTGCCGGGCGAGTTCCCACTGGCCCCCGTGCCCTCCTCGGACGTGGAGGGGGACGCCACCCAGCCCGTGCCGGCCGACCTGGAGGACTCCTTCGTCCAGCCCGTGTCCAACGGCCCGGTGACGGTCGTCGCGAAGGTCGAGCCCTCGTCCGCCGCCGACAAGGCCCGTCAACGGCGTCAGCTGGGCAAGTCACTCCAGGGCCGGTTCATCCTCTTCTGGAAGCGCCAGTCGCTGCCCAAGCGGATCGCCTTCGCGTCGCTGGCGGGCGTGGCCGTGCTGTGCGTGGTGACGCTGCTCGTGGCGCTCGCGGTCCCCACGGCCATCCGGCTCCCGGGCAGCGAACCCTTCAAGCTGGGCATGGAGCCGGTGACGGACTCCTTCGGCCTGGGCGACGGCGTGCGCTGGGTCCACGCGGACGACAAGCTCTTCGACTTCCGCTTCGTGTCCCCCACGCGCGCCGTGGCGGTGCTGCACTACCAGGCCAGCAGCATCGCCCGGGACGAGGTCAACCTGTCCCTCAACGGCGTGTCCCTGGGCTGGGTGCCCCCGGACACTGCGCAGACGGCCGAGCGTGAGCTGGAGCAGATCCTCCCGCCCAGCCTCCTGCGGCGCAACGCCAACAACCAGCTCCTCTTCGACAACGCCCTCAACCCGCCCGGCCGCGACCCGTGGCGCATCTGGAACCTGCGGCTGGAGATCATCCCGGTGCCGGAGGCGCCGCCGGATCAGCTGGTCGCCTCCGCCCGGGAGGCCGCGACGGCGGGGGCCCGCTTCTACGAGCTCAAGGATGTGGGCGCGGAGAACCTGTTCAAGGCGTGGCGGGAATACCGCGCCGCGTGGATCACCCTGGAAGCGCTGGACGACAAGCCGGAGCTCTACGAGGACGTCCGGGAGCGGATCGCCCAGATTTCAATGGAGCTGGACCACCGCTGCAGCCAGCTGATGATGCAGTTCCAGCGGGCGGTTCAGTTCCGCAGCCGACGGGATGCGGTCGCGACCCTGGAAGACGTACGGAGACGCTTCCCTACGGCCGAGCATCGCTGCCACAATCTCGCGCTGGAAAAAGCCTATGAGCACGAGCTTTAG
- a CDS encoding FHA domain-containing protein, with the protein MSNAPPPARRRPTSGTPSSGSGSRAPVRRSTSGAAAARPAKLVVVAGPMEGEEFALSELEYTVGRSADNPICIQDTSVSRKHVTLRKESSGWMVSDMGSGNGTILNGEPIAEETLLANGDVITLGDSELRYEDTANSTAKVQAPTGSRPRPSTAAGRGPTAVPTRPAREGRARPQTSRAAAAAELTPEAQRKRMRMKLAGVAVLVLLFAGLGVARSRMRQQAEEQGRIEAEQREYRAQLGGLFQEAKNLVREGQWEQAKAKLEELHTRASDYPGVEDYLKAAEREIPNQKHLGTAQAALDKGELASAKASIEKVTSDTQQYEQLKTARKNLTDAADKRTKEAKGLLDTRALENVQKAKAITDDVLATFPEHRDGKLVNDDAVRVIADLTRPDPVRVAATPKPWEPAVDRFRDADITGAVAILNACSAKTSQCKQLMAQMTEFGNLYKKLEDLDAKGLTRLLALDKEITEGRTSKMARNAGTRAGNIYYKSAAGAKAAGQWSRAMEFARRALQADPSHTGAANIVNDLKGKAKDLYMQAYSIKDSSPEDALPKFRDVVAMTPPDDELHGKAQGWVEKLSR; encoded by the coding sequence ATGTCGAACGCACCTCCCCCCGCCCGCCGACGGCCTACGTCCGGTACGCCCTCCTCCGGGAGCGGTTCGCGCGCGCCGGTCCGCCGGTCGACCTCCGGTGCCGCCGCGGCCCGCCCCGCGAAGCTCGTCGTCGTCGCCGGCCCCATGGAGGGTGAGGAGTTCGCGCTCTCCGAGCTCGAGTACACGGTCGGCCGCTCCGCCGACAACCCCATCTGCATCCAGGACACGTCCGTCTCCCGCAAGCACGTGACGCTGCGCAAGGAGTCCTCGGGCTGGATGGTCAGTGACATGGGCTCCGGCAACGGAACCATCCTCAACGGCGAGCCCATCGCCGAGGAGACGCTCCTCGCCAACGGCGATGTCATCACGCTGGGCGACTCGGAGCTGCGCTACGAGGACACCGCCAACAGCACCGCGAAGGTGCAGGCCCCCACCGGCTCCCGGCCCCGTCCGTCCACGGCGGCGGGCCGCGGTCCCACGGCCGTGCCCACGCGTCCCGCCCGGGAGGGCCGCGCGCGCCCGCAGACGTCGCGCGCCGCCGCCGCCGCGGAGCTCACGCCGGAAGCGCAGCGCAAGCGCATGCGGATGAAGCTCGCGGGCGTCGCCGTGCTGGTGCTGCTCTTCGCGGGCCTGGGTGTCGCGCGCTCGCGCATGCGGCAACAGGCGGAGGAGCAGGGCCGCATCGAGGCGGAGCAGCGCGAATACCGCGCGCAGCTGGGCGGCCTCTTCCAGGAGGCCAAGAACCTGGTGCGCGAGGGCCAGTGGGAGCAGGCCAAGGCGAAGCTGGAGGAGCTCCACACGCGGGCGTCGGACTATCCCGGCGTCGAGGACTACCTGAAGGCCGCGGAGCGGGAGATTCCCAACCAGAAGCACCTGGGCACGGCCCAGGCGGCGCTGGACAAGGGCGAGCTGGCCAGCGCGAAGGCGTCCATCGAGAAGGTGACCAGCGACACCCAGCAGTACGAGCAGCTGAAGACGGCACGCAAGAACCTGACGGACGCGGCCGACAAGCGCACGAAGGAGGCCAAGGGGCTCCTGGACACCCGCGCGCTGGAGAACGTGCAGAAGGCCAAGGCCATCACCGACGACGTGCTCGCGACCTTCCCCGAGCACCGCGACGGCAAGCTGGTCAATGACGACGCCGTGCGCGTCATCGCGGACCTGACGCGTCCGGACCCCGTGCGCGTGGCCGCGACGCCCAAGCCGTGGGAGCCCGCGGTGGACCGCTTCCGCGACGCGGACATCACCGGGGCGGTGGCCATCCTCAACGCGTGCTCGGCCAAGACGTCCCAGTGCAAGCAGCTGATGGCGCAGATGACGGAGTTCGGCAACCTCTACAAGAAGCTGGAGGACCTGGACGCCAAGGGCCTCACCCGCCTGCTCGCGCTGGACAAGGAAATCACCGAAGGGCGCACGAGCAAGATGGCGCGCAACGCGGGCACCCGCGCGGGCAACATCTATTACAAGAGCGCCGCGGGCGCGAAGGCCGCCGGCCAGTGGTCGCGCGCCATGGAGTTCGCTCGCCGTGCCCTCCAGGCGGACCCCAGCCACACGGGCGCCGCCAACATCGTCAACGACCTCAAGGGCAAGGCGAAGGACCTGTACATGCAGGCCTACTCCATCAAGGACTCCAGCCCGGAGGACGCGCTGCCCAAGTTCCGCGACGTCGTCGCGATGACGCCGCCCGACGACGAGCTGCACGGCAAGGCCCAGGGCTGGGTCGAGAAGCTGTCGCGATGA